A window of Solea senegalensis isolate Sse05_10M linkage group LG20, IFAPA_SoseM_1, whole genome shotgun sequence contains these coding sequences:
- the fam83hb gene encoding protein FAM83H: MAHRSQSSSIGDNPLDPNYLPPHYREEYRLAIDALIENDIQGYFEFLQTADVVSFLSQTEIEHIKSTIQVPSQASSLPELTYLEGGHEVDGSSDTYWPMQSDLAAPGLDLGWPLPQHSFVGPTEVTTLVNPSDPDMPSIKEQARRLIKNARHVIAVVMDMFTDVDIFADLLEAAGRHVPVYILLDEQDAHHFVSMVMNFKVNLDLIHTMRVRTVAGITYSSRNGKSFKGQLKDRFLLADCRAVLSGNYSFMWSYEKIHRCIAHLFLGELVTTFDEEFRILYAQSEPLVIDPSDATLALSDTSSTSSYLGGQFGLKRTQSLRNPIGYRRQPEIPSAFPYGETDRNLALPFRRNDPYRHTVEPGAGITIGKYSQQQFRLQQSFLEQGRSIVSRQMDMSTSGFQRHSYAEGTQENYTSSRQYMKHRVMNNLDETDFYREQTQASHFYSDGPGPGSGHGHYDRLRGRPPHLPIDQYSDSSYRSDLEPPPGIYGQDFSSEDLSRPEGHQVPPIAGRYGGGSSNKRPTLGQSYACLSSPTQPHPPEKKEFLKQSDQQHEQDASVRQGLRSWRIHSYLSTYDDSGEEGLTQPLGPDAFEDPAPAQQPTAAENSGPRFGTKEPPNVPAKPRPDILRPRFGKPKLPESSNKDSAPTKDLLPSVSDLKLDKKEREMEWEKERERDSERGATKEVGVDVETTEAPERFLTKHESFRSRVNPLLQRSSRLRSSLIFSSSKAEMHSGSLGLRTATEEDEELDTGRTSSIVAQILEKRRSLSREPFEWRRKAEEKEKEKEREEKEKEEKEKEEKQKKMRLEEEREIRLRDDIKRKEGPQKTNEEVKTTTLTTTAEKSEVTTSSTSLNMNDPANRLQYFKDLAAKRKASKIETESTLKGPEPAEKKPDLSDKPPLISTTAKVPTVTVTSTEPELKKPDISSKLAELTRRPSVGSSKPPILHSKPSISFLKSSETSQPQKEEHASEGQKKDIFKSLKPLPSPKLFKKDQLKFKGLNPRRISCDEEILTTDATDAEKSELKKSRSYSSSTLLHDDSREGHQKVMGSSTSINTLGESKGEGKTIDFLKKQTQRLKGFLGPKDKEKKNSGDDRGMNVVKEIAEEPSIKQSSSAKDTGSTNTDQTTSNHKTLTGTSGSSRYQAPSSSVLFSSNLRDDTKVILEQISANSQKNRIEREETGADRDGDAGEKGLDRNNSIKKNRFLRPTGNIQEREGLLKRIESLRKEKKVYSRFEMGNSLG, translated from the exons ATGGCACACCGATCTCAGAGCTCGTCTATTGGCGATAACCCCCTTGATCCCAACTACCTGCCTCCACACTACCGTGAGGAGTACCGTCTGGCTATTGATGCGCTCATAGAAAATGACATTCAG GGCTACTTTGAGTTCCTCCAGACTGCAGATGTGGTCAGCTTCCTGTCACAGACAGAAATTGAACACATCAAGTCCACAATCCAGGTGCCCAGTCAGGCCTCCAGTCTTCCAGAGCTGACATATCTTGAGGGAGGTCATGAGGTTGATGGCTCATCTGACACCTACTGGCCGATGCAGTCCGACCTGGCTGCCCCTGGTCTGGACCTGGGCTGGCCGTTGCCACAGCACAGCTTCGTTGGGCCGACAGAAGTCACCACTCTGGTCAACCCCTCTGACCCAGACATGCCGTCCATCAAGGAGCAGGCCAGGAGACTCATCAAGAATGCACGTCAT GTTATTGCTGTGGTGATGGACATGTTCACAGATGTTGATATTTTTGCTGACCTCTTGGAAGCGGCAGGACGACATGTTCCTGTTTACATTCTACTGGACGAACAGGATGCCCATCACTTTGTGTCGATGGTCATGAACTTTAAAGTCAACCTGGACTTAATTCAC ACAATGCGTGTCAGGACTGTGGCAGGAATAACCTATAGCTCCCGGAATGGGAAATCATTCAAGGGACAGCTGAAAGATCGTTTCCTATTGGCTGACTGCAGGGCTGTCCTCAGTGGGAATTATAG TTTCATGTGGTCCTATGAGAAGATCCACCGCTGCATTGCCCACCTCTTCCTTGGTGAGCTGGTCACCACCTTCGATGAAGAGTTCCGCATCCTCTATGCTCAGTCAGAGCCTCTAGTCATTGATCCGTCAGATGCAACACTTGCTCTCTCTGATACCAGTAGCACCAGTTCTTATTTAGGTGGTCAGTTTGGTTTGAAGAGGACCCAGTCTTTGCGTAACCCCATAGGTTACCGAAGGCAGCCTGAGATTCCCTCTGCCTTCCCCTACGGAGAAACTGATCGTAACCTTGCACTTCCTTTCCGGAGGAATGATCCATATCGTCACACAGTTGAACCTGGGGCAGGAATTACTATTGGGAAGTATTCCCAGCAACAGTTTCGTCTGCAGCAGTCCTTCCTGGAGCAGGGGCGATCCATAGTATCCCGGCAGATGGACATGAGTACTAGTGGCTTCCAGAGACACAGCTATGCAGAGGGAACCCAGGAAAACTACACATCGTCAAGGCAATACATGAAGCACAGAGTCATGAATAATCTGGATGAGACAGATTTTTACAG gGAGCAGACCCAAGCTAGTCATTTCTACAGTGATGGTCCCGGGCCAGGTTCTGGCCACGGACACTACGACAGACTTCGAGGTCGTCCTCCACACCTCCCCATTGACCAGTATTCAGATTCCAGTTATCGGTCGGATCTGGAGCCTCCTCCTGGAATCTACGGCCAAGACTTCTCATCTGAAGACTTGAGTAGACCTGAAGGACACCAAGTACCTCCAATAGCTGGGAGATATGGAGGAGGTTCCTCCAATAAAAGGCCAACATTAGGTCAGTCTTATGCCTGCCTGAGCTCACCTACCCAGCCACACCCACCAGAGAAGAAAGAGTTTCTCAAACAATCTGACCAACAGCATGAACAAGATGCAAGTGTCAGGCAAGGCCTAAGGAGTTGGAGAATCCACTCATATCTTAGCACATATGACGACAGTGGAGAGGAAGGTCTGACTCAGCCTTTAGGTCCTGATGCATTTGAAGATCCTGCACCAGCTCAACAGCCTACAGCTGCTGAAAATTCAGGTCCTCGCTTTGGAACAAAAGAGCCGCCTAATGTTCCTGCAAAGCCCAGACCAGATATCCTGAGACCCCGGTTTGGAAAGCCCAAATTACCGGAGAGCAGCAACAAAGACTCTGCCCCAACCAAGGATCTGCTTCCCTCAGTCAGTGACTTGAAGCTGGataaaaaagagagggaaatggaatgggaaaaagaaagagagagagattcagagAGAGGTGCAACAAAGGAGGTGGGTGTAGATGTGGAGACGACAGAGGCTCCAGAACGCTTCTTGACTAAACATGAATCATTCCGTTCACGTGTAAACCCACTCCTTCAACGTAGCTCTCGTCTCCGCTCTTCACTTATATTCTCATCTTCCAAGGCAGAGATGCACAGTGGAAGCCTAGGTTTGAGAACTGCcacagaggaagatgaggagttAGATACAGGGCGCACTTCCTCAATCGTTGCCCAGATCTTAGAAAAGAGGAGGTCATTGTCTCGTGAGCCTTTTGAGTGGAGGAGGAAAgctgaggaaaaagagaaagagaaagaaagggaggagaaagagaaagaagaaaaagagaaagaagaaaaacaaaagaaaatgcgCCTTGAAGAGGAAAGGGAGATTAGATTGAGAGATGACATTAAAAGAAAGGAGGGGCCTCAGAAAACAAACGAAGAAGTAAagacaacaacattaacaacaactgCAGAAAAATCTGAAGTCACAACATCATCTACATCTTTGAATATGAATGACCCAGCTAATCGACTGCAGTATTTCAAAGACTTGGCGGCCAAGAGAAAAGCCTCTAAAATTGAGACAGAGTCAACACTAAAAGGCCCAGAACCTGCTGAAAAAAAGCCAGACCTTTCTGATAAACCCCCTCTCATCAGTACGACTGCTAAAGTCCCAACTGTCACTGTCACGTCAACAGAACCTGAACTAAAGAAGCCAGACATCTCCTCCAAACTGGCAGAGCTAACTCGCAGACCCTCAGTCGGTTCCTCTAAACCACCAATTCTCCACTCCAAGCCTTCCATCAGCTTCCTGAAGTCTTCAGAGACATCTCAACCTCAAAAAGAAGAGCACGCCTCTGAGGGCCAAAAGAAAGATATATTCAAGTCTCTAAAGCCTCTTCCTTCACCTAAGCTCTTCAAGAAGGATCAGCTGAAGTTTAAAGGACTGAATCCCCGTCGCATCTCTTGTGATGAGGAGATTCTGACCACAGACGCTACAGACGCAGAGAAGAGTGAACTGAAAAAGAGCCGCTCTTATAGCTCCTCAACTCTCCTACATGATGATTCTAGGGAAGGACATCAAAAAGTTATGGGATCAAGCACATCCATCAACACACTGGGAGAAAGCAAGGGTGAGGGTAAGACAATCGACTTCTTGAAGAAGCAGACTCAGAGGCTAAAAGGATTCCTTGGGCCAAAGgataaagagaagaaaaactcaGGAGATGATAGGGGCATGAATGTGGTCAAAGAGATTGCAGAAGAGCCTAGCATAAAGCAGAGTTCATCAGCTAAAGATACAGGATCTACTAATACCGATCAGACCACATCCAATCACAAGACATTGACAGGGACGTCAGGGTCGTCTAGATACCAGGCACCGAGCAGCTCTGTTTTGTTCAGTAGCAACCTACGAGATGACACCAAAGTCATTCTGGAGCAGATCTCAGCCAACAGCCAGAAAAACCGAATAGAGCGGGAAGAAACGGGAGCAGACAGAGATGGTGACGCTGGGGAAAAGGGGTTGGACAGAAACAACTCCATAAAGAAGAATCGATTTCTGCGACCAACAGGAAACATCCAGGAGCGGGAGGGACTCCTGAAGAGGATAGAGAGTctgaggaaggagaagaaggtcTACAGCCGCTTTGAG ATGGGGAATAGCCTGGGTTAA
- the si:ch211-199g17.9 gene encoding synaptonemal complex central element protein 1: protein MSKLTGLNLEDMLNVTALEGVGQTQEPNVDQLLTKLRRFQRDKRILEEELEEVKSFSDSLRRELANLQTEAYQLEGIHMEREELCRKLQFQFEDLEQDSARQLNQSKKSEEMMEQYRCEIQEFKLKHRKQRMKFEQQLHQLIEQHKNLHSIFTLERLPIEIETAENRKLQLVSAEELKMAKLYELNEELEDVRKQKQSGTAAADTPQQ from the exons ATGAGCAAACTGACAG GACTCAACTTGGAGGACATGCTTAATGTTACTGCACTGGAAGGAG TTGGACAGACACAGGAGCCTAACGTTGACCAGCTGCTTACTAAGCTAAGGAGGTTTCAGCGAG ATAAAAGAATACTGGAAGAGGAACTTGAGGAGGTCAAATCATTCAGTGACTCTCTGCGAAGAGAGTTGGCAAATT tacAAACTGAGGCTTACCAACTTGAGGGCATCCACATGGAAAGAGAAG AGCTTTGCAGGAAGCTACAGTTCCAGTTTGAAGATTTGGAGCAGGATTCTGCCAG GCAATTAAACCAGAGCAAGAAAAGTGAGGAAATGATGGAACAGTACAGATGTGAAATCCAGGAATTCAAGCTTAAACACCGGAAACAGAG AATGAAGTTTGAACAGCAACTTCATCAGCTGATAGAGCAGCATAAGAATCTGCACTCCATCTTT ACTCTGGAAAGGCTCCCAATTGAAATCGAGACCGCTGAGAACAGAAAGCTTCAGCTGGTGTCCGCTG AAGAGCTGAAGATGGCTAAGCTGTATGAGCTCAACGAGGAGCTTGAAGACGTCAGGAAACAGAAGCAGTCAGGTACAGCAGCTGCAGATACTCCTCAGCAGTAA
- the grinaa gene encoding glutamate receptor, ionotropic, N-methyl D-aspartate-associated protein 1a (glutamate binding): MSQDKSGYPGMAETNPLHNNVYGPPQPAFGMPPPNYSQAPGYPPAAGYGQPGFTQAGPGFVPGPYPQMPYPQMPYPQGPYPQGPYQEGHTQPGFPGDPSGPAGSPGYHGDGPPSYYDNEEFTNSGFEDKNIRQAFIRKVFMVLTVQLLVTFSFVAVFTFVDDAKTFVRHNPWTYYVSYAVFFVSLIVLSCCGDFRRKHPWNLVALSILTLSLSYMVGMIASFYDTETVIMAVGITAVVCFTVVLFSLQSKYDFTSCRGVLFVCLIVLLLFSFLCIFIRHRILHIVYASLGALLFTCFLAVDTQLLLGNKKLALSPEEYIFAALNLYTDIINIFLYILAIVGRSRE, encoded by the exons ATGTCCCAGGACAAGAGTGGATACCCTGGTATGGCTGAGACCAACCCACTTCATAACAATGTCTATGGACCACCTCAGCCAGCTTTTGGTATGCCCCCACCTAACTACAGCCAGGCTCCAGGTTATCCACCAGCAGCTGGCTACGGACAGCCAGGCTTCACCCAGGCAGGCCCAGGTTTTGTCCCTGGTCCTTACCCCCAGATGCCTTATCCTCAGATGCCCTACCCACAGGGACCCTACCCTCAAGGGCCTTATCAGGAAGGACACACACAGCCAGGCTTTCCTGGAGACCCCTCTG GACCTGCTGGCAGCCCTGGCTATCATGGCGATGGGCCTCCATCTTACTATGACAATGAGGAGTTCACCAACTCAGGCTTTGAAGATAAGAATATCCGACAAGCCTTCATAAGAAAA GTCTTCATGGTTCTCACGGTGCAGCTGCTGGTCACCTTTTCTTTCGTTGCTGTCTTCACCTTTGTCGATGATGCCAAGACCTTTGTGCGACACAACCCGTGGACATACTATGTGTCCTACGCAGTCTTCTTTGTGTCATTAATCGTCCTCAGTTGCTGTGGAGACTTCCGTCGCAAGCACCCCTGGAACTTGGTCGCACTG TCCATCCTGACCCTGAGCCTCTCCTACATGGTGGGTATGATCGCCAGCTTCTACGACACAGAGACTGTCATCATGGCTGTGGGCATCACTGCAGTAGTGTGCTTCACTGTGGTCCTGTTTTCACTACAG AGCAAGTATGACTTCACTTCCTGCCGGGGTGTGCTGTTCGTGTGCCTGATTGTGCTGTTGCTCTTCTCCTTCCTTTGCATCTTCATTCGCCACAGGATTCTGCACATCGTCTATGCCTCACTGGGGGCTCTGCTCTTCACCTGC TTTTTGGCTGTTGACACTCAGCTTCTCCTTGGCAACAAGAAGCTGGCCCTGAGTCCAGAGGAGTACATCTTTGCTGCCCTCAACCTCTAcactgacatcatcaacatcttcCTCTACATCCTTGCTATTGTAGGACGCTCCCGTGAATAG